The Streptomyces sp. cg36 genomic interval GTGAGCGCGGCGGCGGCGTACAGGTGCCCGTACCGCGCCCGCTCCCGCACGGACAGCCCCCGCAGGGTCCCGTCCAGGAACCCGGCGGCGAACGCGTCCCCGGCCCCGACGGGGGCGACGACGTCGACGCGGGGGGCGGGCACGAAGGTGGTGGCCCCGGCCGCACCCCGACCGACCGCCGGCCCCTGCCCCTGAACGGGCCCGGAGGGCCCTTCCAGGGGTGCGGGGAACGGCGCGGGCGACCCAGCGCGGTCCGCGGCCGAAGTGGTCCCTCGGAGAGTTTCGGGAAGGCGCGGGGAGGGGCTCTCGAAGACGACCGCTCCCTCGGCCCCCCGCTTCACCACCAGCACCCCCACCTCCGGCAGAACCTCCCGCACGCCCCGAGCCCCCCGCACCCCCCAAGCCGCCTCCGCCTCGTCCTCCCCCACGAACACCACATCGGCCCCCCGAGCCAGCTCCAGCAGCACCCGCGGATCGGATCCGGCCCACAGACCCGGCCGGTGGTTGACGTCGAAGGAGACCAGCGGCCGACCGGGCCACCGCTCCAGCAGCGCCCGCGTCAGCGCGAGGCAGCCGTCGGACAGCGCGGGCGT includes:
- a CDS encoding sugar kinase, producing MDVVCLGESMVAFLPSRPGRLADVPSFERAIGGAESNAACALAAAGHRVAWISRVGADGFGDHLVEAVGAYGVDTTGVHRDPARPTGVYFRTADDRAAGTHEVAYYRAGSAASALSVENVPWERVWGGRILHLSGITPALSDGCLALTRALLERWPGRPLVSFDVNHRPGLWAGSDPRVLLELARGADVVFVGEDEAEAAWGVRGARGVREVLPEVGVLVVKRGAEGAVVFESPSPRLPETLRGTTSAADRAGSPAPFPAPLEGPSGPVQGQGPAVGRGAAGATTFVPAPRVDVVAPVGAGDAFAAGFLDGTLRGLSVRERARYGHLYAAAALTVPGDLAPPPPPAHAAALAALDDEDWGRLRLGPGWTGHEQEVRTP